A stretch of Vespa velutina chromosome 8, iVesVel2.1, whole genome shotgun sequence DNA encodes these proteins:
- the LOC124951354 gene encoding spermidine synthase — protein MDAMKTGWFSEINDFWPGVSLSLELEDTLHREKSKYQDVLVVQTKTYGKALILDGIIQCTEKDEFAYQEMIAFLPLCSHPNPKNVLIVGGGDGGVAREVAKHPNVERIVQVEIDSTVLEVSKKYLPFMGVGLDNPKVTLNVGDGFEFMKQHTKEFDVIITDSSDPIGPAECLFQESYFNLMKTALKPGGIVCSQAGTAWMNLDHVVKTFQHCKSSFVVVDYGITSVPSYPTGQIGFVLGGLSTETNFKVPMRIFTDEELDNMNLRYYSAEVHNAAFVLPRFVEKALKSYRTT, from the exons ATGGATGCGATGAAGACCGGCTGGTTCAGCGAGATAAACGACTTTTGGCCTGGTGTATCACTGTCCCTCGAACTTGAAGACACGTTACAtcgagaaaaatcaaaataccAGGACGTTTTAGTGGTGCAAAC aAAAACCTATGGGAAAGCATTGATACTCGATGGTATTATCCAGTGTACGGAAAAGGATGAATTCGCTTATCAGGAGATGATAGCGTTTTTGCCATTATGCAGTCATCCTAATCCAAAGAAt GTTTTAATAGTAGGTGGTGGTGACGGTGGAGTGGCACGTGAGGTTGCAAAACATCCTAACGTTGAAAGAATCGTACAAGTTGAGATCGATTCGACGGTACTTGAagtatcgaaaaaatatttgccaTTTATGGGGGTTGGCCTGGATAATCCAAAGGTCACGTTAAACGTCGGTGACGGATTCGAATTTATGAAGCAACATACGAAAGAATTCGACGTTATCATTACGGATAGCAGCGATCCAATTG GTCCCGCGGAGTGTCTCTTTCAAGAAtcgtatttcaatttaatgaaGACAGCATTAAAACCCGGTGGCATTGTTTGTAGTCAAGCTGGTACAGCATGGATGAACTTGGATCATGTAGTTAAAACTTTTCAACATTGTAAATCTTCCTTCGTTGTTGTTGATTATGGTATCACGTCTGTTCCATCCTATCCAACCGGACAAATTGGTTTTGTATTGGGTGGACTTTCTacg GAAACCAATTTTAAGGTACCAATGAGGATATTCACGGACGAGGAATTGGATAATATGAATTTAAGGTATTACAGTGCTGAAGTACACAATGCAGCGTTCGTATTGCCGAGGTTCGTAGAAAAGGCATTGAAATCTTACAGGACAACGTGA